The following are encoded in a window of Ogataea parapolymorpha DL-1 chromosome VII, whole genome shotgun sequence genomic DNA:
- a CDS encoding Vacuolar membrane protein involved in vacuolar polyphosphate accumulation translates to MLFGVKLQNEVFPPWKNYYIDYDHLKRLLKENVIESTENPTKPGSSSAISAWSEKDEAEFASQLDSELEKVYTFQISKYKELDEEISKLELQSEEYLKSISEKKSADFDAKAFQKKLEELLWLAKELDHFARLNFTGFIKIVKKHDRLHKGYSVKALLSVRMKSLPLNNISEDTSPYLFRISTLYSFVRDQTGSSSLSTSLQNSIQKLSSSGRISTTPSASLNNMGQKDYGYKVLKFWIHPDNLMEIKTTILRHLPVLIYTNQNDDDDDEYSVDPKITSLYFDNRQFELYNNKLLKNLNKTPSLRIRWSGKLRDNPELTIEKKIFDYDTGTSNDVRLSLKEKYINDFIFQKNPKDEQEDMELPNRPKSDSNTKLTLEKFVKRLERRGISKESIDKLSSNFKELQQFIRENDLQPTLRTVHTRTAFQMPGDDRVRITIDSDILFIREDSFDPDRPIRNPREWHRMDIDSTIDDPYSLLRKGEYAKFPYSVMEIKLANSIFNNPSSRTLAWINDLTNGHLVKEVPNFSKFIQGISSLFLEDDNLDILPFWLPELENDIRKNPEQAYHDSREKQIRQQQQDEILKNLKKKVGESPNPVTNTGTVHLDQIVEEEEDLDDNESSDEESATAVSPSGKSISNLVSTSSTPITPGAPSESKSFTEPPRKKKLNVASYFIPVFSKASKLEGYESEDEEIILPPGVVKPKTLIKQSGPVKVEAKVWLANERTFVRWLHITTLLSALTFTIYASVSSSHIPVVATNIAYIYFALTLFSGVWAYAIYMKRLELIKLRSGRHLDGVFGPLVVALVLIFSLCLEYYAGVKKYNEKHSLLTSEGIFTSTNDEVNALHPIAKFSLQKIVSFLDSI, encoded by the coding sequence ATGTTGTTTGGAGTGAAGCTCCAAAACGAGGTGTTTCCTCCATGGAAAAACTACTACATCGATTATGATCATTTGAAGAGACTTTTGAAGGAAAACGTTATCGAATCAACAGAAAACCCTACTAAGCCAGGATCCTCCTCAGCTATCAGTGCATGGTCTGAAAAAGATGAGGCAGAATTTGCTTCGCAATTGGACTCTGAGTTGGAAAAGGTGTACACTTTCCAGATTTCGAAGTACAAGGAactcgacgaggaaataTCCAAGCTGGAACTTCAAAGCGAAGAGTACTTGAAAAGCATTTCCGAGAAAAAAAGCGCCGATTTTGACGCCAAGGCAtttcagaaaaagctcgaaGAGCTGTTGTGGTTGGCAAAGGAATTGGATCACTTTGCGAGACTCAATTTCACTGGATTCATTAAGATTGTCAAGAAGCATGATAGACTGCACAAAGGCTACTCTGTGAAAGCATTGTTGAGCGTAAGAATGAAGTCATTGCCATTGAATAACATTAGTGAGGACACTTCTCCATATCTATTCAGAATCTCGACCTTATACTCTTTTGTTAGAGACCAAACGGGCTCTAGTTCATTGTCGACTTCTCTTCAAAACTCGATTCAGAAATTGTCATCCTCTGGAAGGATTTCGACTACTCCGAGTGCCTCATTGAACAATATGGGTCAAAAGGACTATGGATACAAAGTTCTCAAGTTCTGGATCCATCCTGATAATTTAATGGAAATTAAAACCACTATTTTGAGACATCTCCCGGTCTTGATTTATACTAACCAGAatgacgacgatgatgacgagtATAGTGTGGACCCCAAAATTACATCTCTCTATTTTGACAACAGACAGTTCGAATTGTACAACAACAAACTACTCAAAAATTTGAACAAAACACCCTCACTTAGGATAAGATGGTCAGGAAAACTAAGGGATAACCCAGAACTCACGatcgagaagaagatttTCGACTATGACACGGGGACTTCTAATGATGTCCGTCTCTCATTGAAGGAGAAGTATATAAATGACttcattttccagaaaaatcCCAAAGATGAACAAGAGGATATGGAGCTTCCAAACCGCCCGAAGAGTGATTCCAATACGAAACTGACTCTTGAAAAGTTTGTCAAAAGATTGGAAAGAAGGGGTATCTCAAAGGAATCAATCGATAAGCTATCTTCCAACTTCAAGGAATTGCAACAATTTATTAGAGAGAACGATTTGCAACCGACCTTGAGAACTGTTCACACTAGAACTGCATTCCAAATGCCAGGTGATGATAGAGTTCGAATTACAATCGATTCGGATATTTTGTTCATCAGGGAAGACTCTTTTGACCCTGACAGGCCAATCAGAAATCCAAGAGAATGGCATAGAATGGACATTGATTCCACAATTGACGATCCGTATTCGCTTCTCAGAAAGGGTGAATACGCCAAATTCCCTTATTCTGTCATGGAAATCAAACTGGCCAACTCGATTTTCAATAATCCTTCGTCCAGAACCCTAGCTTGGATCAATGATTTGACTAATGGGCACTTAGTAAAGGAGGTTCCAAACTTCTCAAAGTTCATCCAAGGCAtttcttctcttttctTGGAAGATGACAATTTGGATATTCTTCCTTTCTGGCTTCCGGAGCTCGAGAATGACATTAGGAAAAATCCCGAACAAGCTTATCATGATTCAAGAGAGAAGCAAATaaggcagcagcagcaggacGAGATATTaaagaatttgaaaaagaaagtTGGCGAAAGCCCTAATCCTGTGACCAACACGGGAACGGTGCATTTGGACCAAATAGtcgaggaggaagaggatTTGGACGATAATGAGTCTTCCGATGAGGAGTCTGCCACAGCTGTGAGCCCTTCGGGAAAATCAATTTCCAACTTGGTTTCGACTTCCAGTACTCCGATTACACCAGGTGCCCCATCCGAATCCAAAAGTTTCACTGAACctccaagaaagaaaaagttgaaTGTTGCTTCCTATTTTATACCTGTGTTTTCTAAGGCATCCAAACTAGAAGGATACGAGtctgaagatgaagagaTTATTCTGCCTCCAGGAGTGGTTAAGCCAAAGACTTTGATCAAGCAGTCTGGCCCAGTCAAAGTGGAAGCCAAAGTTTGGCTTGCTAATGAGCGTACATTTGTTCGGTGGTTGCATATCACTACCTTGCTGTCAGCATTGACATTCACAATATATGCATCTGTGTCTTCGTCACACATCCCGGTTGTCGCCACCAACATCGCGTACATCTACTTTGCGCTGACCCTCTTTTCCGGAGTTTGGGCCTATGCAATTTACATGAAGAGgctggagctgatcaagctgcGATCTGGAAGACACTTGgatggtgtttttggtcCACTAGTCGTAGCGCTGGTGctgattttcagcttgtgTCTTGAATACTATGCTGGTGTGAAGAAATACAACGAAAAGCACTCTCTACTCACCAGTGAAGGCATATTCACTTCTACCAATGATGAAGTGAATGCGCTGCACCCAATAGCAAAATTCTCATTACAAAAAATTGTCTCCTTTCTTGACTCTATATAG
- a CDS encoding Ino eighty subunit 1: MESTDPLTDQQSKFSDPLLVDSEDKIAEAEDTKKRKRQSDDGVKEKLHPSVLTNSRTRHLKKADGEPYWRKDIRFVFLMKLFFNNRRIFSNPFKKSGENFDWPEHFKYYRDEFGTEHFNDGSHLTFFELYLVTLMKSSKVSKVLKDRLSHDLSYALNFSVISILVNIGRLNTTVNFDHAMKSQFRTYHSVPSLHVGDHTSIFEKFYVLHPVEARLKTEDTKNYFPMSAVKPLQDTPRIKSILKSINDLNQEVPKNFKEFILGMNEDNKFHLNVVSLLFLLCVHEYEIGKLFFPTAQQLPQRETDNTDRTGFAASSGSLFNDIWLKSESDPNDEVERFLWLIYLFLETDFKAEKILANPFNNPLAPITIDPRLNVAEEIAHDNLELIEKLRQLVPPTKKYSPEQSQDPSQLINDVDTENEKAFAFYMKNLRLKFLDDAPSDDESKKAKRAKKSKKSTDADDTDADLTALGLEESDIKKLKQALNTEENGTGNAESNPHGDDLQVDKARKKKKTSIGPIKLNLSHIEALLSSDVRSGSTSKMMINKRNKNHYMALFLRDLILKRADDLKRKRLKLGHLNCMHKLDNLLITQSDENLSCLHKDKLDEFQINYYKDLRRIVNFVDDSADREESAHDLFLEKAFSDV, translated from the coding sequence ATGGAATCCACTGATCCACTGACAGATCAACAATCTAAGTTCTCAGATCCACTTCTTGTCGATTCTGAAGATAAGATCGCGGAAGCTGAAGATACGAAAAAACGCAAAAGACAATCTGATGATGGAGTTAAAGAGAAGCTACATCCATCGGTACTGACCAATTCCCGCACTAGACACTTGAAGAAGGCTGACGGAGAGCCTTACTGGCGAAAGGATATACGCTTCgtttttttgatgaaattaTTCTTCAACAACAGGAGAATATTCTCTAATCCTTTCAAAAAGTCGGGGGAGAATTTCGATTGGCCGGAACACTTCAAATACTACAGAGATGAATTTGGCACGGAGCATTTTAATGATGGATCTCATTTGACATTCTTTGAGCTTTACCTCGTAACTCTCATGAAGAGTAGCAAGGTTTCCAAAGTCTTGAAAGATCGCCTTTCGCATGATCTAAGCTATGCCTTGAATTTCTCGGTTATCAGCATTCTCGTTAATATTGGCCGCCTGAATACGACTGTGAATTTCGACCATGCGATGAAATCGCAATTTAGAACCTATCATTCTGTGCCCTCTTTGCATGTTGGAGACCATACTTCCATCTTCGAGAAATTCTACGTCCTTCATCCTGTTGAAGCCAGACTCAAGACAGAAGACACGAAAAACTACTTCCCAATGTCCGCGGTAAAGCCATTACAAGATACGCCCCGCATTAAGTCAATACTTAAATCAATTAACGACTTGAACCAAGAAGTtccaaaaaatttcaaggAATTCATTTTGGGGATGAACGAAGACAATAAATTCCATCTGAACGTTGTCAGCTTATTGTTCCTGCTTTGTGTACATGAGTATGAGATTGgaaagctttttttccCGACTGCTCAGCAATTGCCACAAAGGGAGACCGACAATACGGACCGTACGGGTTTTGCcgcttcttctggatcatTATTTAATGACATCTGGCTGAAATCAGAGTCAGATCCAaacgacgaggtggagaGGTTTTTATGGTTGATCTACCTTTTCTTGGAGACTGACTTCAAAGCGGAAAAGATTTTAGCTAACCCTTTTAATAACCCGTTAGCTCCTATCACTATTGATCCTAGACTGAATGTGGCAGAAGAAATTGCTCATGATAACTTGGAACTCATTGAAAAGCTCAGACAGCTCGTGCCCCCAacgaaaaaatattcacCCGAGCAAAGCCAGGACCCATCTCAATTGATCAACGATGTTGATACAGAAAATGAAAAGGCATTTGCCTTCTATATGAAAAATCTACGACTCAAATTCTTAGATGACGCTCCAAGTGATGATGAATCAAAGAAAGCAAAACGAGCTAAAAAGTCGAAGAAGTCAACGGATGCTGATGATACGGATGCTGACTTAACGGCATTGGGACTTGAAGAGTCAGACATAAAAAAGCTGAAACAAGCTCTTAACACGGAAGAAAATGGGACAGGAAATGCTGAGTCCAACCCCCATGGTGACGATTTGCAAGTAGATAAAGCAcgcaaaaagaagaagaccagcATTGGGCCAATCAAGCTCAACTTGAGCCATATCGAAGCTTTGTTAAGTTCAGATGTAAGATCAGGCTCAACATCAAAGATGATGATTAATAAACGAAACAAAAATCACTACATGGCCTTATTTCTGAGAGATCTCATACTGAAACGTGCGGATGACCTCAAACGCAAAAGATTAAAACTAGGGCACTTAAATTGCATGCACAAATTGGACAATCTATTGATTACACAAAGCGACGAGAATCTCTCATGCTTGCACAAGGACAAACTGGATGAGTTTCAGATCAACTATTATAAAGATCTGAGACGGATAGTGAATTTCGTTGACGACTCAGCGGACAGAGAGGAATCAGCGCacgatttatttttggaaaaagccTTTTCTGATGTATAG
- a CDS encoding Small nuclear ribonucleoprotein G gives MVSTPELKKFVDKNLKITLNSSRVVRGRLAGYDLFLNLNLSDAVELITNKQSTDEVKVGSCIIRGNSVISIEPVE, from the coding sequence ATGGTATCCACGCCAGAGTTGAAAAAATTCGTGGATaaaaacctcaaaattACACTCAACTCATCGAGAGTAGTCAGAGGGAGACTTGCAGGCTATGACCTTTTCCTCAACTTGAACTTATCAGATGCTGTGGAACTGATTACAAATAAACAATCTACAGATGAAGTGAAAGTGGGAAGTTGTATCATCAGAGGTAATTCGGTCATTAGCATAGAGCCAGTGGAATGA
- a CDS encoding DNA-directed RNA polymerase I subunit RPA2, translating into MTTAKFRTLEREHRFKNPPKDRSAFQMLYDAVRPHVGSFNALTEGPDGGLLNLAVKDIGTKTIFDTNDATGSGNKLRIRVDSVQIAKPQVPSTDKLSVVRNTYPAECRERMTTYRARLLLKVCWSINDGEEISEVREAGQIPIMLQSNRCHLENLSPDQLVKLREESDELGGYFIVNGIEKLIRMLIVQRRNHPMAIIRPSFANRGTSYSHFGVQIRSVRPDQTSQTNVLHYLNDGNVTFRFSWRKNEYLIPVVMILKALIETNDREIFDGVVGADTGNSFLTDRLELLLRTYKNYNLYSQKETLAYLGDKFRVVFGATPDMSDISVGEEVIKRIVLVHLENNEDKFRMLLFMIRKLYSLVAGDCSPDNPDATQHQEILLGGFLYGMILKEKIEEYLQNIRLQVQSDINRGIAVNFSDRKYMSRVFLRINENIGQKLQYFLSTGNLVSQSGLDLQQVSGYTVVAEKINFHRFISHFRMVHRGSFFAQLKTTAVRKLLPESWGFLCPVHTPDGSPCGLLNHLAHKCRITTKASDVTKVPKLLHKLGVSPTASAINISGPNVCCVQLDGRIIGWCSHKQGKIVADTLRFWKVEGHHDIPLDLEIGYVPPSSGGQYPGLYLFAGASRMVRPVRYLPLDKEDIVGPFEQVFMNVAVIPSEIENNIHTHVEFAPTNILSILANLTPFSDFNQSPRNMYQCQMGKQTMGTPGVALCHRSDNKLYRLQSGQTPIVKANLYDDYGMDNFPNGTNAVVAVISYTGYDMDDAMIINKSADERGFGYGVVYKVEKVDLSLNRKRGDPITQHFGFGSDEWPESWKEKLDNDGLPHIGVHVEEGDPICAYYDDILGKTKVKTYHSSEPAFIEEVKLLGDDNGTSEFQTLSIKYRITRQPLIGDKFSSRHGQKGVCSRKWPQIDMPFSETGIQPDVIINPHAFPSRMTIGMFVESLAGKAGALHGIAQDATPWKFSESDTPADYFGEQLQRAGYNYHGNEPLYSGVTGEELRADIYIGVVYYQRLRHMVNDKFQVRSTGPVNSLTLQPVKGRKRHGGIRVGEMERDALIGHGTSFLLQDRLLNCSDYTQTAICRSCGSLLSTQMSVPRIGTQATTRCRRCAKKIDRVLQNTDEMDIWEDGQGTKFIGGGDTTTVAIPFVLKYLDSELSAMGIRMHYNVVP; encoded by the coding sequence ATGACTACAGCGAAGTTCAGAACCTTGGAAAGGGAGCACCGCTTCAAAAACCCTCCGAAGGACAGATCGGCTTTCCAGATGCTTTATGACGCTGTCAGGCCGCATGTCGGATCTTTCAACGCCTTGACAGAGGGGCCCGATGGAGGACTTTTGAACTTAGCCGTTAAAGACATTGGaacaaaaacaattttTGACACTAATGATGCCACTGGCTCGGGCAATAAATTGAGAATAAGAGTTGACTCTGTGCAGATCGCCAAACCGCAAGTTCCTTCGACCGACAAACTCTCGGTGGTTAGAAACACCTACCCGGCAGAGTGTAGAGAAAGAATGACAACTTACAGGGCCAGACTCCTGCTCAAAGTGTGTTGGTCTATTAACGATGGCGAAGAGATTAGTGAAGTCAGAGAAGCAGGTCAAATCCCGATCATGTTGCAATCCAACAGATGTCACCTTGAAAACTTGTCCCCTGATCAGCTTGTTAAACTAAGAGAAGAGAGCGATGAATTGGGAGGTTATTTTATTGTCAATGGTATTGAAAAACTGATCAGAATGCTTATTGTGCAAAGACGCAACCATCCGATGGCTATCATCAGACCATCGTTCGCTAATAGAGGCACATCGTATTCGCATTTTGGTGTTCAGATTCGCTCGGTGAGGCCAGATCAAACTTCGCAGACAAATGTTTTGCACTACTTGAATGATGGAAATGTTACTTTCAGGttttcttggagaaagaaCGAGTATCTGATTCCTGTGGtgatgatcttgaaagCATTGATCGAAACTAATGATAGAGAAATCTTTGATGGTGTTGTGGGTGCCGACACTGGAAATTCTTTCTTGACAGATCGTTTGGAATTGTTGTTAAGAACTTATAAGAACTACAATCTTTACTCGCAAAAAGAGACCCTAGCATATCTTGGTGACAAATTTAGGGTGGTGTTTGGTGCTACCCCTGACATGTCTGATATCAGCGTGGGTGAGGAAGTTATCAAGAGAATTGTTCTAGTTCACTTGGAAAACAACGAGGATAAATTCCGTATGCTCCTATTCATGATCAGAAAACTCTACTCTTTAGTGGCCGGAGATTGTTCTCCAGACAATCCGGATGCAACTCAGCATCAAGAGATTTTGCTGGGGGGTTTCCTCTATGGAatgattttgaaagaaaaaatcgaGGAATATCTCCAAAACATCAGATTGCAAGTACAATCTGACATCAATAGAGGCATTGCAGTGAATTTCTCAGACAGGAAGTACATGTCAAGAGTGTTCTTGAGAATCAATGAAAATATTGGCCAGAAGCTGCAGTACTTTTTGTCAACCGGTAACTTGGTCTCGCAATCTGGTCTAGATTTGCAACAAGTGAGTGGTTACACcgtggtggcagaaaaaatcaatttcCACCGTTTCATTTCTCACTTCCGAATGGTCCATAGAGGTTCTTTCTTTGCGCAGTTGAAGACCACGGCGGTCCGTAAATTACTTCCAGAATCTTGGGGATTTTTGTGTCCTGTCCACACTCCAGATGGATCTCCTTGTGGATTGCTAAATCACTTGGCCCACAAATGCCGAATTACTACCAAAGCATCCGACGTCACAAAGGTCCCAAAGCTGCTCCACAAACTGGGTGTCTCACCTACTGCGTCCGCTATAAACATTTCTGGTCCAAATGTCTGCTGTGTTCAATTGGACGGTAGAATTATTGGCTGGTGCTCTCACAAGCAGGGAAAGATCGTTGCCGACACTTTgagattttggaaggtGGAAGGGCACCACGATATTCCGCTCGATTTGGAAATTGGATATGTTCCGCCATCCTCTGGCGGTCAATATCCAGGTCTTTATTTGTTTGCTGGAGCCTCGAGAATGGTGAGACCAGTCAGGTACCTTCCATTGGACAAAGAGGATATTGTTGGTCCCTTCGAGCAAGTTTTCATGAACGTTGCCGTTATTCCTTCTGAGATCGAAAATAATATCCACACACACGTTGAATTTGCACCAACCAATATCTTGTCCATCCTAGCTAATTTAACACCATTTTCGGATTTCAATCAGTCGCCAAGAAACATGTACCAATGTCAGATGGGTAAGCAAACCATGGGAACTCCTGGTGTTGCGCTGTGCCACAGAAGCGACAACAAGCTCTACCGTCTTCAATCGGGTCAGACTCCAATCGTTAAAGCCAATCTTTATGACGATTATGGGATGGATAATTTCCCTAACGGCACCAACGCAGTGGTCGCTGTTATTTCGTATACCGGATATGATATGGACGATGCAATGATAATCAATAAGTCCGCTGACGAGAGGGGATTCGGTTACGGAGTGGTGTACAAAGTTGAAAAAGTGGACTTATCTTTGAATAGAAAGAGAGGAGATCCAATCACTCAACattttggctttggaagcGATGAATGGCCTGAAAGCTGGAAAGAGAAGTTGGATAACGATGGGCTGCCACACATCGGAGTTCACGTGGAAGAGGGTGACCCTATTTGCGCTTATTACGATGATATTTTGGGCAAAACTAAAGTGAAGACCTACCATAGCTCTGAGCCAGCTTTCATTGAGGAAGTGAAGCTTCTGGGAGACGACAATGGAACAAGCGAGTTCCAGACGCTTTCGATAAAGTACCGTATCACGAGACAGCCATTAATTGGAGACAAGTTCTCGTCGAGACACGGCCAAAAAGGTGTTTGTTCGAGAAAGTGGCCTCAAATTGATATGCCTTTCAGCGAGACTGGTATTCAGCCGGACGTGATCATCAATCCGCATGCGTTCCCATCGAGAATGACTATTGGTATGTTTGTCGAGTCTCTTGCCggaaaagctggagctTTGCACGGTATTGCTCAGGACGCAACTCCATGGAAGTTCAGCGAATCTGACACACCAGCCGACTATTTCggtgagcagctccaaAGAGCCGGTTACAACTACCACGGAAACGAGCCGTTGTATTCTGGTGTGACAGGAGAAGAGCTTCGCGCCGACATATACATTGGTGTCGTTTATTACCAAAGATTGAGACACATGGTGAACGATAAATTCCAAGTCAGATCTACAGGTCCAGTGAATTCTCTCACATTGCAACCTGTCAAGGGTAGAAAGAGACACGGAGGTATTCGTGTAGGAGAAATGGAGAGAGATGCTCTTATCGGTCACGGAACTTCTTTCTTGCTTCAAGACAGATTGCTCAACTGCTCGGACTACACACAAACTGCCATTTGCCGCTCGTGTGGCTCGTTACTGTCCACGCAAATGTCTGTCCCTCGCATTGGCACTCAGGCCACTACGAGATGTCGCCGCTGTGCCAAAAAAATTGATCGTGTGCTACAGAATACGGATGAAATGGATATCTGGGAGGATGGTCAAGGAACCAAGTTTATTGGTGGCGGAGATACAACCACTGTCGCTATTCCGTTTGTTCTCAAGTACCTGGATTCTGAGCTGTCAGCTATGGGCATCCGCATGCACTACAATGTTGTGCCCTAG
- a CDS encoding tRNA(His) guanylyltransferase encodes MAKSRYEYVKNFERESILLPETYIVIRVDGRGFHKFSSKYDFEKPNDLCALEVMNSAALKLMETIPNIIMAYGDSDEYSFLLQRRCDLFERREFKLISTFASTITAYYQYYWSQSFPEKPLQPDRLPTFDARTVCYPTKELVKDYFRWRQVDCHINNLYNTTFWSLVKSGLTTQEAENRLIGTLSSDKHEILFKEFGINYNNEPEIYKKGTIFVRELDFESDVNIDLSKRQAQRLQKKLKKSEIKKLHCDIIKDEFWDCRPWLFS; translated from the coding sequence aTGGCTAAATCACGATACGAGTACGTCAAGAATTTCGAAAGAGAATCCATACTCCTCCCCGAAACCTACATAGTGATCCGTGTAGATGGAAGAGGGTTTCACAAATTTTCATCCAAATATGATTTCGAGAAACCAAACGATCTATGCGCTCTTGAGGTAATGAATTCAGCAGCACTAAAACTGATGGAAACCATCCCTAATATTATTATGGCCTACGGGGACTCCGACGAGTACTCCTTTCTGTTACAAAGACGATGCGACTTGTTTGAGCGAAGAGAATTCAAACTCATCTCGACGTTTGCATCTACGATTACTGCATATTACCAATACTACTGGAGTCAGTCATTTCCTGAGAAACCACTTCAGCCTGACCGGCTTCCGACTTTTGACGCACGAACAGTTTGTTACCCAACTAAAGAGTTGGTGAAAGATTACTTCAGATGGAGACAAGTTGACTGTCACATTAATAATCTGTACAATACTACATTCTGGTCTCTCGTAAAAAGTGGTCTAACGACTCAAGAAGCGGAGAATAGGCTTATTGGAACATTAAGTTCAGACAAGCATGAGATCTTGTTCAAGGAATTTGGCATTAATTACAACAATGAGCCAGAAATTTACAAAAAAGGCACCATCTTTGTAAGGGAGCTGGACTTTGAAAGCGATGTAAACATAGACCTGTCCAAAAGACAAGCACAAAGATTACAAAAGAAACTcaaaaaatcagaaatcaagaaacttCATTGCGACATAATCAAAGATGAATTCTGGGATTGCAGGCCTTGGCTTTTCAGTTAA
- a CDS encoding Peroxisomal-coenzyme A synthetase encodes MSLQSLIQVSNKTAVIVPESKLELSYSQLNNIVYHLQSIFTNSVSPLTDKGSQKQLRIATCLPNGLELIASFLAITTAGNVITPLNPKYTRSEFLGYLSDLETDAVIVPRYGHLKPDSEIVSAARATPTKPFIIEIWYDTARSLLQYEIFHAQTLASMYNSVIDKSGLPPEEAGNHMPGLARNSDIALILFTSGTTGKAKKVPLTHSNLTSSMMNIIKSYKLRSRDRNYVIMPLFHIHGLQVLLASLASQGSVVVPNRFSASMFYPHLREWNFSWYSAVPTIHIILLNRRLPKELKGKLRFIRSCSSSLPPTVFTELESNFGCPVVEAYGMTEASHQVTSNNIPFHGKISRKAGTVGIPQGSVEVIIIDESEAILNKCQVGQVAISGPNVTLGYLQNETANKESFFNFQGKRFFKTGDLGMFDNEGRLVLKGRIKEIINKGGEKISPVEIDSVVSSHEKVKECVSFGYPDKKYGENIGCGIVCKNGASLTETELRTWLQDRLASFKLPQKIFIVQELPKSPTGKMNRRLMSQIFGLEAKV; translated from the coding sequence ATGTCTTTACAAAGTCTGATCCAAGTTTCAAATAAAACCGCAGTGATTGTTCCTGAGTCTAAGCTTGAGCTTAGCTACTCTCAACTGAACAACATTGTCTACCATCTCCAATCGATATTCACAAACTCTGTTTCTCCCCTTACCGATAAGGGGTCACAGAAGCAATTAAGGATCGCAACCTGCCTGCCAAACGGACTTGAGCTGATTGCTTCATTTCTTGCTATTACCACAGCAGGAAACGTCATCACACCGTTAAACCCAAAGTACACAAGATCGGAATTTCTCGGCTATCTTTCTGACCTGGAAACGGACGCTGTCATTGTTCCTCGCTACGGTCACTTGAAACCAGACTCAGAAATTGTTTCTGCTGCCCGTGCAACCCCAACAAAGCCCTTTATTATTGAAATTTGGTATGATACAGCACGATCTTTGCTTCAGTACGAGATATTCCATGCACAAACATTGGCATCTATGTACAATTCAGTTATAGATAAATCAGGTCTACCTCCTGAGGAAGCAGGAAACCACATGCCAGGCCTTGCCAGAAACTCGGACATTGCATTGATATTGTTCACCAGTGGAACTACAGGGAAGGCAAAGAAAGTTCCCTTGACTCATTCCAATCTCACTAGTTCAATGATGAATATCATTAAATCGTACAAATTAAGAAGCCGTGACAGGAATTATGTGATCATGCCTTTATTCCACATCCACGGACTCCAGGTTCTGTTGGCGTCCCTCGCATCACAAGGCTCTGTTGTCGTCCCAAACAGGTTTTCTGCATCTATGTTTTACCCGCATCTAAGAGAATGGAATTTCAGTTGGTACTCGGCTGTCCCAACTATCCATATTATCCTCTTAAACCGCCGTCTCCCCAAGGAACTCAAAGGAAAGCTACGGTTCATTAGGTCTTGTTCCTCCTCGTTACCGCCAACCGTCTTCACTGAGCTTGAGTCAAATTTTGGATGCCCCGTGGTGGAAGCCTACGGCATGACCGAAGCATCACACCAAGTCACCTCAAATAACATACCCTTTCACGGTAAAATATCTAGAAAAGCTGGTACCGTTGGCATTCCTCAGGGGTCTGTGGAAGTCATTATCATTGACGAGAGTGAGGCAATTCTGAACAAGTGTCAAGTTGGGCAAGTAGCAATATCCGGACCCAATGTCACATTGGGATATTTGCAAAATGAGACTGCAAACAAAGAGTCGTTTTTCAATTTCCAGGGAAAGCGTTTTTTCAAGACGGGTGATCTTGGAATGTTTGATAATGAGGGACGATTAGTCCTCAAGGGCAGAATAAAAGAGATTATCAATAAAGGTGGAGAGAAAATCTCACCTGTTGAAATCGATTCAGTGGTGAGCTCGCATGAGAAAGTGAAGGAGTGTGTCTCCTTTGGATATCCCGACAAGAAGTATGGAGAAAATATAGGGTGCGGCATAGTTTGCAAGAACGGGGCCTCGTTGACAGAAACCGAACTGAGAACTTGGCTCCAAGATAGATTGGCAAGCTTCAAGCTACCACAAAAAATCTTTATTGTTCAGGAATTGCCCAAATCTCCAACGGGCAAAATGAACAGGAGGCTAATGAGCCAGATCTTCGGCCTAGAAGCAAAAGTTTAA